The Pseudoalteromonas arctica A 37-1-2 genome includes a region encoding these proteins:
- a CDS encoding topoisomerase DNA-binding C4 zinc finger domain-containing protein, translating into MIKNILKSALNNFQAFLVTWVVIIIVNQLFIFGACFAPYCLLAALPHTFVIAVLLNYFLNAEESNKQLNSSKIDSNSDFKYTQADNHIEDNEFEETEIPFCPKCGSKMALRTAKNGAHAGNKFWGCSKYPKCKGLLNI; encoded by the coding sequence ATGATAAAAAACATACTGAAGAGTGCACTCAATAACTTCCAAGCATTTTTAGTCACTTGGGTGGTAATCATAATCGTTAATCAACTTTTTATATTCGGGGCATGCTTTGCTCCATACTGCCTTTTGGCTGCGTTACCACACACCTTTGTTATTGCTGTTTTGCTTAATTACTTCCTAAATGCTGAGGAATCAAATAAGCAACTGAACTCTTCAAAAATAGACAGCAATAGTGATTTTAAATATACACAGGCAGATAATCATATAGAAGATAATGAGTTCGAAGAAACAGAAATACCCTTCTGCCCAAAGTGTGGGTCTAAAATGGCCCTAAGAACAGCTAAAAATGGTGCGCATGCAGGGAATAAGTTCTGGGGTTGCTCAAAATACCCCAAGTGCAAAGGGTTGTTAAATATATAA